acgaagatgtcactcatcggattggggtagggtggatgaaatggaggttCGCATCCGGTATCTTGTGTGACAAATAGGCACCTCCCAAACTTAACGgaaagttctatagagtggtggttagaccggctttgttgtatggggcggagtgttggcctgttaagaaggcccacatctagaagatgaaggtggcggagatgagaatgctttggtggatgtgtgggtgtactaggaaagatagaattagaaatgaggttattcgagataaggtgggagtggcttctgTGGTAGCCAAAATgagggaagcgaggttgagatggttcgtcATGTGATGAGAAGAAGCATgggatgctccagtgcggaggtgtgagaggttgggtAGAGATGATTTCaagcggggtagaggtagaccgaagaaatattggagggaggtgattagacatgacatggagcagctccaacttatcgaggacatgaccctggataggaagttgtggaggaggcggattagggtagaaggttagtttGAGTTTAGGAGGTTGTATCTTCTGGTGTGTTACTTGGAGTATcttatttatggtattattggatatgtTACTTTCTATTatatcttgttcttttactattccttatttagattgttttattttgggccgggggtctatcggaaacaacctctcttacaTTTGAGgtggtggtatggactgcgtacacttaccctccccagaccccacttggtggggaatatactgggtatgttgttgttgttgatattattagATCCATACTAATGCACTGTGGCTAGATGAAGAAGATTGGCTCACTTAAATAAGGGGGGAGGGGAGTACATGATGCAGGCTAAAAATACGACTAAGGTAGCATTGTCCATGGAGAACCCATGGAAGCTATAATGGTCTTCCCTTTGTCTTAATAGCAAAATGAATCTTGAGGAAAAGAATCTGTGACCTTTGTTATGCTACAAATCTAGGACCTAGGAATTTCGTCTTGAATTCCTCATCAATAACCCCTAAGTTGAGATCATTTTAAGCCTTAAAGCCATAAGTATCATATCATAATGCTAATTACATTCTAAGTATTCCTTTACGGCTACCCTTACTTGAATTCTCTGTATGATGGCTCATGTGGATGATTTGTATATCCGTTATGTCATGTAATGTCTTAAAAGTCCTTTGAACCTCGCTCTAGTGAgattttcttctttcttaaaCTGAAACTCAGTTGCCTGGTTCTATATTGTGTTTCAGCATGGTGTTATACTTAACTAATTGATAATCTTCTGAAAATTGCAGTTGCTGCCGTGTTTAGTTTGGCACATAAACTCCAGCCAGcaattatatttattgatgaagTCGATAGCTTTTTGGGCCAGCGCAAGACTAGCGATCACGAAGCATTAACAAATATGAAGACTGAATTCATGGCTTTATGGGATGGTTTTACCACAGATCGTAAGTACACTGCTGAATCAGTTGAATACATTACCACTAGTTTTCTCCCACCTAGCAGAAGAATTACTCGCACATACATATGTATGCAtgtaatgtgtgtgtgtgtatgactATATGTATATGCTGTATAGAGTAGTTGATTGGTGAACTTCATATCACTTCTACTACTCAATCTTAAGATAGTTGGTTTCGGCATATAAATGCTCACTATCCATTTCTGTATCTCTAGGATCCATCATAATTTGAGATGGTCTATCTTTTATCTAGTTAATGTGGTCTAGCTACAATGTTCTGTCGGCTTTAATCATTGTCAAATGCCTGATGTAGAGAATGCACGAGTGATGGTTCTTGCTGCAACTAATCGCCCATCTGAGCTTGATGAAGCAATTCTTCGCCGTCTACCTCAGGCCTTTGAGATTGGGTTTCCCGACCGCAAAGAGCGAGCCGAGATTCTGAAGGTGATCCTGAGCGGAGAGAAGGTGGAAGATAACATCAACTATGACCGCATTGCTAGTTTATGTGATGGATACACTGGTTCAGATCTTTTTGAGCTCTGTAAAAAAGCTGCCTACTTTCCTATACGTGACCTACTTAATGACGAGAAAAGTGGAAAGCCTTCCAAGGTTagtattatttaattattcttgAAATTCTAAGCTGAATTTATATTGGCTTAGAAATGCTTACCTCGGTAAGCAACCTATGGCTTATCTTATCCATTGATACTTGTGGCTTAGGGTTCCCAAAAAATAgacaaataaaggaaaaagaaaattaagatttctttgaaatataaattgatCTTTTCTTTGGATTATGAAGAACCATGGGTGTTCAACTTGAACTGCTCTAGTTTTGAGCTGGTCTGTACACCGTTGACACAGAGGGAGGCATCGGTACCTAGAGAAGGAACCTCTTATTAGAAGTCCCCCTCTTTTGTGATTCATTAAAATTAGTTTTGTGCATGGCTGGCcgtttcatttttgttttgttttaccTCAAACTctgattctttttttgtttttttttaaattttgtttaacCTCAACTTTGATTTTAATGTCCTTGAAGAAAAAGAAACGCACTATTAAGAGAATGGAGAAtcctttcatttttgttttgctATGTTTAGCACCCTCACACACACACACgcgaaaagaagaagaagctagTTTGCAACTGCTGCTGTGATATAGGTAGTGGTTGATCCTGGATTAGTGGACTTGTGCTCTTGAGTTTGATGTATTGTAGCACCTATTTGTGACGTTGGTTTATGTTATaattgtttatttggtttatGTTTGCTGTGTATTTGCATTGAGAAGCTTTGCTAGGAAAAATTGACAGTCAGTGTATTTGCACGGGATTGTGAGGATATACTTGTTTTTTCAGTTGTATTTTCTCAAGTGTCACGGGACAAAGCTCTttgggtgatttttttgttttgtttttcttctagCAGGAGCCAAGACCATTATCAGAATCCGATTTGGAGAAAGTTATAGCTACGTCAAAAAAGACGCAGGTTGCTGCAAATGAATACAACTCCTTACGCTCACAATTGGTTGGATTGTCAAGACAAACAGAGACGGATGATTATCCAGTCCAAGCTGCAATCAGCGAGCTCTCTAAGCTTGTGGTTTCACAAATTTTAAATCTCCAGGCAGAAAACCAGGATTCTTAACTGTCAATAGCAATTGCTAGAGAATGTTATAGACTGTAAGATTTTGATCGTGTCTTGGTTATGCTGAGTGCCAATATACTTTCTTTTCAAGCACCGTGTGCTGTTATCCACCTTGTTAAATTTATAACAGTAGTCATTTTATCATTTCTTGATGTTCACTGCATAGGGTGAACTGTTGTATGCTCATCTAATGTCTAATGAGAAACCGAGCTACATGTCTAATGAGAAACCGAGCTACATATTGCCCTGACACTTCCAAAATGTCTTGGGTGTGTGTTGAATCCTTCAAAAGTTgtgcatttttgaaggatctgacacgGATGCAACAACATTTTTGGTGAATCCAAGCAGCATAGGTGTCGGGGACATGCATATTTGGGAAATGGAAAGGTTCTGTATGGCTTTGTCTTGGAGAGTGCCGTGTTAGGTTTTCTGCTATTGTATTATACAGGATAGTTGATTGACAAACTTTTCTGTTGCTAGGTGAACTGAATGTTTTAAGTTAAAATGTACAATATATTAGGCTACCTAATATAGCTAGgtgtgatgccccaaagttttggGGCCTGTCACTCGCCAGGATTGTGCGTGCCAACTAGGCCGCAACCTTGTCAGCTATGCAGGCAGCATGTGCTGTGGGAATATGCTGAAGTCGAAGATGAGGCAAAGGGGCATAACATGAGGCAACAAGCATCTATATATGTTGCATGACATGTCCTAAGAGTGAGGCAAAGGGGCATAACATGAGGCAACAAGCATCTATATATGTTGCATGACATGTCCTAAGAGTGCCAACGTGATTTGGAGAGGGCTTGGTGTGAGCCCAAGGGGGCGGAGGCATGGTGAGGATCGTGTGCGGTGTTTGATGTCAGCGCCGTGCCATTTTGAGCTACAAGTGGAATCTAACaaacataccccaattatagactgatttggggtccaacctacaaccccagttggaagggtgttagcaccttgccacgggatactaataatgctgtgtcaaccctaatctggcaggaagactcatgaaatatatatatatatatatatataattgtgtcaaccctagtctggcaggaggacgacttaccctacactggccacatagttctgtaactcagggattgctactaaggatcaaaccctttactggcaggaatgcctccatccctgagttcgctcggtactgaatcctacttccaactgaattgACAGTGattactagactgtactaagcttgactgaactcacgCTGATTCTGTTAACTGATCGAATGTGACTATTTGGAATACTACGGGATCATTTTAGTACGATTAAAAATTAAGTAAGCAACTAAATTTTAGGTATActatacccccaggactcgatagcataattaaAGGAACCATATCACAAGTTTAGAGCACTACGATTAGGATGTCGTGCATAAATCATTCACATAAggattttgtcaaacacttagggagcatggttcttgaacATGAGGAAAATAACATGGGATTATCATGATTACAAtattcaattcacaattcatgGGTTATGACATAAGgagtacataaatcaacacacatattagtttatttacttgaaattcataatcttcttagtctaaaacccataaaatcaacacatgcatgaacataattcaatttaagaatataaatcataatttaaatcttgtaaaggggttcttgaactccaagggtagaaggaaacccaaggatgaacaccaaacatacctgagtagttgaattcttgaagtttcttggaaattttcttgggaattgatcttgaattttgaaggctagagttttctatttgagagagaatgttcttgatttgagagaatttgaataaaataatgattaattaggcTATTAGGGtattaatctcgtgttttggactgattagggtcatggaaaaaaATCCAACTTCCCgtgaaaagaattaatttttcgTCACTGAAAATCTTAATTTTGGCCATCACCGTGACCTAGTTtccatcgcggtgagccactggattttGAATGCATGTGTATCCCATGGACAAGTGCGAAAATACACTTTGACACGATGCGGTGGGATCGCGTTGCGTTTCTAAAAATTGACGAGTGCGAACTGGCACTCCTCCGCGACGCGACGCTTATTgtggtgcttcactggaaaatgccaattgggaactgaaacttcactGCAAAGCGGTACTATCGCGGTGATTCACTGAAAACTAACGACTGCCattcttggggtcaccgcgatgcggtgttgctcatattgagctACTGTTTTCACTAAAAGtcccataacttctcactcgagtatcgaatttgggagaaattgatatcattgagaagattattcaattttctacaatctagtgggtcttgagctggaaaattctgtGTAGATAAaaagttatgctcgtttgaaattgactaaagcaacattcttgtcgaaaactcaatcggtatgggatattttgattcatcaaatagctgagagttatttgggaccttaatatgcatcaaaataactcataaagataccaaagaaccataatgtactatgcgtgagcttgaaacatgattctagcattggtttggatttttggggtattacagtggaTGAAAtcaaatcaatttgatttggtttttagaaATTATGGcgtgttttttgttttttggggGTTATTGTTGTGGGTAATGGAACAGTTATTTTTGTTCGGTGTGAAAATGAATCTACGGAGTGCTATTAGTTCAAAAGAAAATTGTCTGGAGCTGTAATTCCAAAAAAGGTTGTTGGAAGGAATTTGATAGGGTTTTGAATTAGACTTTGGTAATATTATTGCACAGTAAAGTGTTATGCTTTCTGTAATGTAATGAGAGAATTGAATTCGGGTTCTATAGTGTGATTAATAGACGAATCACTATTTATTGAGGCATAGTTGTTCAATACACCATGCCTGATAGTCCTAACCAGAATGGTGTAGCCGAAAGGCGAAACCGTACTTTAAAAGACATGATGAGAAGCATGATGAGTGGAGCTAACTTACCTGAGTTCCTCTGGAGTGAAGCTATTAAAACATCCATGTAGATTCTTACTCGTGTCCCTTCCAAGTCAATCCCTAAAACCCCTTTTGAGTTGTGGGCCGATAAAAAAcctaatttaaatcattttttgagTTTGGGGATGTCCTGCGGAGGTAAAGGTATATAACCCTTCAAAAAAGAAAACTGAGCCTAGATCCTCGCGTTATTTTTTCATTGGTTATCCAGCTCATTCTAAAGGATACAGTTCTACTGTCTTGCACGGGGAACAACAATAGTTGAATctcaaaatgcaaaatttcttgaatttgtgAATATTGCATGAAACTAAGCATTCATTAAACAAAATATTTAATATGAAAGATCAAGGAGAGACATCATTTATTTTGGCATTGAAATTTGATAAGATAGATCCGATAAGTCATTAGGGCTTTCACAAAAGGCCTATATTGAtcgtattttaaaaaaatttcaaatggaAAATTGTAAGCCCAGAGATGTCCCTGTGGTGAAAGGTGATAACTTAATCTTAAACTTGTGTCCCAAAAATGATCTTGAGAAAGATTCTATGAAAGATGTGTCTTATCCAAGTTTATTTTCGCTGCATTTCTTGTTTATAGagtgttaattttatttattttttgatattggcTGAAGTAAAGTCAGCTAAACTAATGCCTTCTTAAGAATGTATTCTAGCGGCTATGTTATaaaaattcattcatttatttagtttCATATGCttagattaaataatataaaaaattatttattttatgaaattaaaaaaatttacgcTATTGTTTATAAAAGATGTcgaattgttatttatttatttatttattttatttgaatttgatttcatTTGAATTGTAACTAAatcaaatttataatatttttaattatgtggTTAATTACTGTATCACATGAGCAAATTAAGCAATGGCATGTTGAATCCCTGAGATTGAATTTGTTTTGTAAATTAGGGTAAATAGTGTACACCAAAGTGACCTATTTGCTTTGCTTTATGAGACTTGTTTAATCCATTTCGGGGGATATCACTAAGTTAGAACATAGAATGATCTGCCCAAAGAAGATTTATTGTGTGTTTTAAATTAGTATTGTGATGAGCCccattttgtaaaaatattttaattttaacatatttatcTGCCCAAAAGTGATAGGtttctaatattgaaaatattttcctgCCTTTGCCAAAGGAGGGCTACTTGTTGATGTTATGGACTCATCATTGTGATAAGATTATTATTCTTATGCcttactattttgataaattcattcaTGTTATGTTGTGAAAAATtaccatttatttgaataataacaatgCTGAAGTGGTGGTTCTATCTGGCTCTAACTTTAAGCGATAGAAAGAAGATCTTGAATTTACTTTGGGCATGGCTGACATAGATTAAGAATTGCGTGAGGATGAGCCTCCAGCTCTCACTGATTTTAGTACAGCTGCTGATAATTTTTTTATGCTAAGTGGGAGTGATCTAATAGGCTATGCATCCTTGCGTTTAGGAGGTCGATTGTTGAGCTCCTCAAAAGTGGCTTGCCTGAAACTACCAATGCTAAAAAGTTTCTTGCTCAAGTGGAAGAAAGGTATCTGGTATCTAATAAGGCTGAGACTGGGCAACAGATGGGACCCTTTGCCAAATATCTACAAGATTATGGCATCTAAGGATTCTTTTAGGATCATTATGACATTGGTAGCCCATTTTAATCTTGAGCTACATTAGATGGATGTAAAGATAACTTTTTTGAATGAAGAGGTTTACATACAACAACCCCAAGGTTTTGTTGGTAATGACAGTGAACATCATGTGTGTAGGTTGAAGAAATCTATCTATGGCTTGAAGCAAGCTTCTCAACAGTGGTACTTGAAGTTCGAGAAAATTATCATTTCTATGGGGTTTAAGGAGAACAAGATTGATCATTGCATTTATACCAAGATCAGTGGGAGTAAGTTCATCATTCTCACtttaatattgttttattattgtaacgccccaaagtttTTCCTAGCTATATTAttgtccctaaagtatcaagAATTGGCTTCTAGAAAGATTATTACTTTTTTTCCTGTGGAAtttcttagatttcaacttttcattacgtagataatcaaataaattttttgtcgacataagattcgtccaaaacggacactcggtgaaggagttatggttaatttaagtcctagtcgtaaaacaccgtcattcctgtccttggcgcatcgcggagagggtgtaaatgacgATGGTCAATTTCCAATGAGACTCCGCGATGGTGATGCGTTGTGGAATGGGCCAAAtttccattcatcaatttccaatgagccacaGTGATCGTGGTGCGTCGCGGTAGCCCATGAAATCGGGCTCTCAATTATATTTAAtatccgtctcattaagggtatttggggTATTTTCCAACCCCTTAACATCTTGAACACAGGATTTAATCCctattacaccaaaatacacctaatctcaccaaaatccatcaagaactcttcctagggtttcaaacaagaatcccaaataactcaagatttaaccgtggaatttcaaaacaaattggagatttggaatccctaaGCCGTAGGCATCAAGGAGCatccttttatttattaaaaagaagTACACgcggttttcctaaaatctcatgggcatacaaatcatgattttaagaaaggagttttcagatttatgaatacattcatgttttagaaatcttgacggtattgttttggtcttttgaccttcccccacATTGATTCGAAATTGTATCTATATGTATgcttgtgttttaaggttgatgatttaattgagagcatgacttatgtaaaatccctctcttgttttgattttcctttacttatcatATGTTATAGATGTTTGGAATGCATCCTTGAAAACCATGGTTTAAAATGTGTTGAATTGTGTTATGATTGGATTaagatttggatttcaaaagagagagtagttatgttgataaatgttgaaaatattcgtataataaaagagtgcatgattttgccaaaagcacatgaccaccataagtttaaaggattcttgcatagttttgatttatgcttcagaacatgaaatctcttatactatttgcatgtttgggtggtctgaactatgttttaatgaaagatcatgcttattgtactatggctcaaaaataggacttgcaagtcttggtgtgacaacactaattcagattatgccatgataattcagaacagaatagaatgcatgtttgaaattagacttttcagatgttgaaactagaaaaatgcatGAATCAGAACAgaataaaattgggcataaagagagcttaggtggttccccgaagaaggcacgagttcagacaactcgttGCCCGAAACCATGATTTGccaatccgggtatattatattacgctggctagtgccgtgtggcgtatcagaattagaaactccaacccttgcggcacacttgagttaggggcttccccaccgagtcaatggcggattccatacagcccatggaattttagaattgtaggggagtaccacctaactcaaaagtaatacaaagaacagacagtgcattgacaagaatgacttatgattttcagaaagtgcctatgtgttttgagaactgtttatgcatgatgttttaacaaattgcTCTCCACCATTTCACTTATATAaaggttttattttggattaatttgcgtaccagtacatctgtattgaccccctttctccctccaggttctgaggctcaatctaggggtccagaaaagcaatagattttatcagacagagttgcagtgcctagttggtgagccttctttaatCTAGAAGGTCTGTTTACTTTcagacaactattattagatatgattttgatctactgggggccttgtcctagtttcagacagtcatcagattttcatgtagtagagattttgcagattgagtcagatgttatttagatgtagttgatttacagtttccatacttatgatgaattcagaattgaccatgtttccgtagaagattatgtttctgcatcttcttttattacaTGAacgttgtgcatgattaccagatagagaagggtgttttgggccttcatggtttgggatgtccgtcacggccaggccctagttcgggttgtggcaaacttggtatcagagcacggtccatggtcccagggtatctgtgaAATCGCGTCAGGTAGATTCTTgttccacacttataagcaagagacTACtgggcgtttaggaatgtttctctgtTTTTGATTTACTTTGTGCTTTAGTGTCTGAGATAGAATTGTCCCTTAATCAATGATCTATCGTATTTCAGAAAACAGTCATGCCTCCTCGTCGTTCCAACAACCAGGatactcaggatgatgaagttcgtcctacccatgggatgcggacccaaaATAATGTGCACACCCCAGAACCTGTTTCTACTCCGGGAGTGCCTCCAGTCTCGACCAGTCCTCCTCAAGCTCTAAGGACAAATGTTAACCATCCTCAATATTCTCAGAGAGACATATCGAATGCAGAATTCAGGCAATCCATTCACATATTGCACAGCTGGTAGCCGCACAGACTCAGAGGTCGGAggatattgggtctgcatctgttactttAGAGGCTACTAGGTAGGCCAatttatgaggatgaacccgccaaaatttttgggctctaagttAGAAGAGGAACCACAGGATTTCGTGGacgaaatggagaagatttttagagtaatgCATGTGGATCAGGTGGAAGGGGTTGAGTTAGCAGCGTACCAACTTAaagatgtagcgaaccaatggtataatgagtgggaagagactaagggtgagagtgttgagcccacagtttgggaagaatttgtggaagcttttcttgaccggttctttcctctagagttgagggaagccaaggcAGAGAAATTTATGAATCTTAAACAAAGGAAAATGAGTGTCTAGGAGTACACTCTAAAGTTTAACCAACTGGCTCATTTAAACCAGAAATGAcaagtaatatgagagcccggatgagaAAGTTTACATCCGGCCTTTTCGATGATCTAGCTCTTTAATGCCAAGGGGCAATGTTAAATAGGGATATGAACTTTGCTAGGCTGTCAATCCACATGCAGcaggtagaagagaagaaaaagaaaattgtcgaatctagagagaaggacaggcaggcaaagagagccagaacagcgGATCAGAACCACAGTCAGTTACAGAGCGGTAACTGGGGCAGTAAATGGAAAAAGAAGTTTTGGAGTAACGCACAGTCTGCAGCCAGCGCCCCAGTGCCCAGACCCCCAGTTGATAGACGATCTCACAGTTTTCAGACTAGTCATGGATCCAAAGCTCAGGATACTCAGTCCCAGGGCAATGTGGCTCAGCAGCACCATACTTTTCGATGGTGCGAGACTTGCGGTAAGCATCATCCAGGAAGGTGTCATCAAGGCGCATTTGTGTGTTATTCT
The Capsicum annuum cultivar UCD-10X-F1 chromosome 6, UCD10Xv1.1, whole genome shotgun sequence DNA segment above includes these coding regions:
- the LOC107873099 gene encoding outer mitochondrial transmembrane helix translocase isoform X1, yielding MKSGSSETKLLQELILYAASAALSCLVLFVGLRQLDPNREASKKALEHKKEIAKRLGRPLIQTNPYEDVIACDVVNPDHIDVEFDSIGGLESIKQALYELVILPMRRPELFSHGKLLGPQKGVLLYGPPGTGKTMLAKAIAKESGAVFINVRISNLMSKWFGDAQKLVAAVFSLAHKLQPAIIFIDEVDSFLGQRKTSDHEALTNMKTEFMALWDGFTTDQNARVMVLAATNRPSELDEAILRRLPQAFEIGFPDRKERAEILKVILSGEKVEDNINYDRIASLCDGYTGSDLFELCKKAAYFPIRDLLNDEKSGKPSKQEPRPLSESDLEKVIATSKKTQVAANEYNSLRSQLVGLSRQTETDDYPVQAAISELSKLVVSQILNLQAENQDS
- the LOC107873099 gene encoding outer mitochondrial transmembrane helix translocase isoform X2, producing MKSGSSETKLLQELILYAASAALSCLVLFVGLRQLDPNREASKKALEHKKEIAKRLGRPLIQTNPYEDVIACDVVNPDHIDVEFDSIGGLESIKQALYELVILPMRRPELFSHGKLLGPQKGVLLYGPPGTGKTMLAKAIAKESGAVFINVRISNLMSKWFGDAQKLVAAVFSLAHKLQPAIIFIDEVDSFLGQRKTSDHEALTNMKTEFMALWDGFTTDQNARVMVLAATNRPSELDEAILRRLPQAFEIGFPDRKERAEILKVILSGEKVEDNINYDRIASLCDGYTGSDLFELCKKAAYFPIRDLLNDEKSGKPSKEPRPLSESDLEKVIATSKKTQVAANEYNSLRSQLVGLSRQTETDDYPVQAAISELSKLVVSQILNLQAENQDS